In Octopus bimaculoides isolate UCB-OBI-ISO-001 unplaced genomic scaffold, ASM119413v2 Scaffold_352630, whole genome shotgun sequence, the genomic window GCACCAACACCAGGTTGTTCAttagaagacagaaataaaatctgtcttttgtctttgaattaaaaaattttctttttgcatttgtaaaatgtcccctctttttttaaattttgttttcatttcacggGATAAACCTTTACAGTTTCCCATAACAGTACTGCATGTGTAAATACTTACACAGGCAAGATTTTCTGCCAAAgccactgaagaaaaaaaaagggtctAAATAGAGGCATCGGTGCTGATGGTGAAATGGTCCAGTAAGAGCCCATACAACATCATGTCCCAATCCATGCAGtatgtttccattatattttttaccCATGTAAACATCGAAGTTTACACAATATCCAGTCTCTGATTCACAAACTTCCCATACCTTGATCCCCCATTTAGTAGGTTTGGCAGGCATGTACTGCCGAAAATGTACTCTGCCCTTATAGCCTATCATGGCTTCATCTACACTGAGATTTTTCCCCAATAGATACACAGCTTCATAATTATTAACAAGTAAATCAATTACAGGACGTACTTTGTACAGGGGATCGTAGTTTGGGTCGTTTTTACTGGGGGCATTAGCAGAATCAGTTAAATGCAAATACTGAGATATGTTCGAATACCTCGTTTTTGACATTATACTTGAGATATAAGGATTGCCATACCTTATATCAGGACTCAAGTAGTTCCACAATTGAGGAAGCTGTTTAACACCAAACATTGTATTAATTGTGAAAAACGCTCTCATTTCCGCAGGATAAGTTGGCTGCCATAGTGGATCATCTCTTCCACGAACAGAAATTAAACGTTgcgcatatttgtttgtttcctccataacattttcagaaaaactttctggtaaaaataaaaatagatagtcCAATGGTTGTGCATCAGGAGGTAAATTGTGTTGTGGACCAGTGTTTTCTGTGAAATCAGGAATAGTGATTGGTGTTGTAATCTTTGACCACATTGCCATGTTTAcgatatcattttcatcactttcgtTCTCAAAATCTTCCTTGTCCGACAAATAATCACTAATATCGATATCATATTCATCCAAAgacaaaatacttttgttttcatttatattttctatatcgtCAAGAGTAAGACCTTCAAAGTCAGAATCGCTACTTGCTGACACCATTTCTTCAACAACTAAGGTACACACTTCTCTTCAAACGTTGAAAAAAACCATGTAGTCTAAACaatttcacagtatttatacttgaataaagATGGGAAAGGCTTCATTTCGCACTATCTCAAATGTTACGAGAATTGAATaacgtgatttgtttattttttattgaataacatGATTTGTTTATTTCGTAGAGCAGTCGGATACAGCCGGCTTGAACAAATAAAGGGGAATTAATTTGGCCGGTTACGGCCGGTTTGAACACTAAAGGGATAAGCAAGCATTTCTGTCTTTGCATACAGCATTAActacatatttttgtttacaaTGACTAAGTACTGAGATGACAAGCCTGTAGACTAAGTACTGACGTGACCAACTTGTGCTACATAGTCAATCAAttgctgtgtgtgcatgtgagaaagagagagagcatgtacTGTGTATTCCAAGCCCAGAAAAAAGATTCAAATTATGTCATGTTTAGTTTTATGTCatgttttttcatttgttttattttttactaaagttaaaaaagaaaaagagacatcTATGGTAACACAATATGATATAATTTTGAAATCTATCTTCAAGCAGTTTAtctttaaaattatgaaaattataagaGACATGATAGATATATGGTATTTATTTGTGGATATTCCACATCTAATGTGAGTATcataattacaataacaaacCCTTTATCCCTACAGTGAAACATCTTAAGAAAGATAAATGAAGCAACAGAAAATTAGTAAAATAGCTATACAAACCACATGGATTCCAAGCAGACATGATTATTCGACGATCATTTGGATTGCTCTTAATCTGATTTATAACTTGTTTCAATTGGTCGACTCCTTTTGATACATAATCACAGTGCATATTTTGGTATTCGGCACCAAAATGACGCCACTGGAATCCATAAACAGGACCTAAATCACCTGAAAGATAAAACAACCTTCATGTTGAGTTATTCTAAATTCATACATTTTTCATGTCTGACtgcttcaatatttaaataatcaacaatattttaattaactcgTGTCGACTTTCAGAGTGCAGATTTTTCTTGTGCTAATTGGCCCAGTTCTTGACTAAATACTGTTGTAGATTAGGTCCACCTATTAGCAATAATCATTAGCTAGCTGACTTCTCCCTAAATATGCAATATTCTCCCAATTTAATACAGTGATGCTAGTATCCCTGTTTCCACTTGCAGGATAAATGATAGCAAGGACCATAACAGGAAATTTAAGGGGCCTGCCATCCTGAAATTGTggcacaactacaatttccatttgattgtgactgattttgattttgattttacttgactcaataggtctcttcAAACACAGCGTGTAGCCCaacaattcaaaggtactttttaaatgggctgaaAAGAGACAACATATTACAA contains:
- the LOC128251520 gene encoding piggyBac transposable element-derived protein 4-like, with translation MVSASSDSDFEGLTLDDIENINENKSILSLDEYDIDISDYLSDKEDFENESDENDIVNMAMWSKITTPITIPDFTENTGPQHNLPPDAQPLDYLFLFLPESFSENVMEETNKYAQRLISVRGRDDPLWQPTYPAEMRAFFTINTMFGVKQLPQLWNYLSPDIRYGNPYISSIMSKTRYSNISQYLHLTDSANAPSKNDPNYDPLYKVRPVIDLLVNNYEAVYLLGKNLSVDEAMIGYKGRVHFRQYMPAKPTKWGIKVWEVCESETGYCVNFDVYMGKKYNGNILHGLGHDVVWALTGPFHHQHRCLYLDPFFFFSGFGRKSCLCKYLHMQYCYGKL